A window of Eucalyptus grandis isolate ANBG69807.140 chromosome 4, ASM1654582v1, whole genome shotgun sequence genomic DNA:
CATTAATTAGCTTAATCACTTCTTTCATCAGGTGAATAAACAAAAGCAGGAACTCGAAAGATGGAGACAACCGAAGTTGATGGAAGAATTGTTGAAGGAAGGGTTAAATTAATTAACATGGACAATGAGAGTTATTATACAATTGCAATAAATCAAAAGTGAGAtgaagaaacaacaaaagaccCAGCTGCTTTTGAGCTCATACAACcgaagaagatgagagagagaatccaAAGCTAAGCAATTATATCGAGCAGAAACGAACAAAGGAGATCaactccttcctcttcttcttcttcttcttctcccttccaTGTGCCTCTCCTTTCAAGTGGCTTTCtctgaattcttcttcttcttcttcttcttcttcttcttcttcttcttcttcttcttcttcttcttcttcttcttcttcttcttcttcttcttcttctctctctctcacctcttcAAGAATGAAATGCTGCTTTCCTCTTCACTAAAAGCTTTATTCTCCTCCTTTCTCGATGCCAATTTTTCCTTCCACTTTGCCTCCCAAGTTGCTGCATCTTATTCACCAAATGAATTAAACGAATTGGAGAGAGGGGGGCGGTCGCGATGGAAACTCTAATGGTGCCTTCGAAGAACTCCGCCGGTGAAAAATTCCTCCTCGACTTTCTACCAAAGAAGAcagatgatgaagaaggatggGGTGTTTTGGAGGGAAGAATAAGAAAGGATGGAAATTGAGAAGGggaaaatgattaataaaaaaaaaaaggaacaataatgttaaatttattaGGCTTTGagcttaaaaataatttcaaaaggtATGTTTAAAAGAGCTTTTTGAGCAGATACATGTGTGTATATGGTACAATCTTGCAGGGTGGTGGATTCCGCCTCCGCCACTGCcactgccgccaccaccaccaactgCTGTCGCACCGGTGGAGGCCTATTGAACCATGGCTAAAAACGACGGCGCCCCATTCCCTCCGCCATTTGGGGGCGCTGATGCGTTCGGCCTCTGGAATTCGATTTTATAGGCCattttcctctcctcctccaattcttcatcctcctcgttttcttcatcatcctcttccaattcattttcctcctGATCTTCTATATTATCACTGTCGCCTTCCTCCATCTTTTTATCGTTGTAATTACCGCTATTTACCCTTAAATGCTGTTGATCCGAGTCcaagtgttgattttgatgcTGTCCTTGCCCTATGAGCTCTTTCACGGTGTCTTCTGGCTtcaaatcccaaaaaaataatcagCCCTCAAACTGAACATGGATTGAATCAACCACAGACgtaaatttttttaaccaaatTATCCACAATTCGATCATAAATGatggaattagacatggacaTTTCTCACTTTTTTTACAAGAAAATGTTACCTTCTTAAGCGATCCTCCATTTCCTTCCTCGACCGTCCTCTCTTGTGCCCCTGAATTGTCCCCTCCATCTTTACGTTCGGGCTCACCCGCCTGTGCCGGTGCCGCcgccggcggcggtggcggcggcggcggctgatCCTGAGCAATTACCGGGCGAGCTTCCAAGTTCGCCGTACTCGGAGACGGCTCGGCCCTAAACCCCATGGACCCGGAGGTGGCAGCTGTGCCGCTGGTggcgccgccaccaccaccaccaagttCCTTTTTCCTATAAAGGGCATCGAGCTCGTGGAAGTACGGGCAGGTCTTGGCATCCTCGGGCCGCTTCTTGTTGCTTTCCTTCACTTTCTTGAAGTATTTGTTGATGTTCTCCCATTTCTCCTTGCACCTCTTGGCGCTCCTCTTGTACCCCATCCTCGCCATGCCGGCAGAGATTTCCTCCCAGAGCGGCCCCTTAGGGCCAGCCTCTTGATACCTCGACTCAAGCCCACTTCGCAGCTTTATCAGCGCAATCACTTCCACTTTCGGCCACCTCGAAGAGGATGACGGCTCCCCTCCACTTCCGCCACTAAGGATGAGTTCTTGAGACCGTGGCGGCACTTGCTGCTCCGGGACGGCCATGATTATTCCAGTCGAAGCGGGCAGCGGGTGCGTGACAACCTCGATGTTCTGTCGCTGCTGCTGCGGTTGCTCTTGATACGTTGGAGGTGGTGGCATCGGCGGTTGTGGATGAGGAGCAGCATGGGTTGGTCGAACCTGTGTTTTGGGCAGCGGGGTCTGAGAGAGAGGCGGAACACTAGTCGTCACAGTTGCCAGCATGGTAGCCGGCATGGTCGGCAGATGGATCGTCTGGCCTGTGATCTTCTGCAAGAATGAGACAATGGCTGCATCCCttgaggcggaggcggcgcgCTCCTGAGCCGCGATCTCGTTCTCCCGGGCCAGCCTGTTCATCTCCTGCCGCCGCCACGCCTCCTCTCTAATCAACCTATCCTGTTCTCTCTTCTCTATGGCCTCAAAGAACCTCTTCTGCATCTCCTCCTGCTTCTGCATCACCTGCCTCATCAGTCCCTCAAAGAGCTCCATCATCTTACGGCGGCTTCCGCCGCCGCTGCCACTCGTCTCTCCTGGCCCCCTCTTCCGCTTGCGGCTACTGCCCGTGGTGGATGGCTCAccttcctcttcatcctcctcgTCATCATCGTCCTCCTCCGATCTCCCAGACGAGGAGGAACTGTTTGACGAGAAGATCATTCCCATCGGGCTAGCTGACATCGCCGCTGTGGCTGCCGACCTGGTAGCCAGACCGGGTGCTGTTGTGGGTGCAAATATGTGGTGGGTATGGGGCGGCGGATGCGCCAAGACAGGAGGTTGGCCGCGGACAGTGGAGATTGGGACGGGGTTGGCGAACGATATCCCGATCGAAACTGGGGGTACCGAGAGACCGCCCAGGGCTGCAGTGCCAGAAGCAGCACCACCACCACTTGAAGCTGCTGATATTCCGACGGTGGCCCCGGCGGCGGTGTTGTGGAGGGCTTCGAGCTCGGAGAAGAACTTGTAGGTCTTGCCGTCTTGACGACCAGCACGGCCTTCCTTGGTCCTCTTATAGTACTTGTGGACGTTCTCGAACTTCTCCTTGCATTTCTTGGCACTTCTTCTGTATCCGAGTTCACCTAGCTTTCTGCAACCACAGTCCCATAaacaaacattaaaaaaataagttgcttagtgaatctctctctctctctccctctctctcaacgGAGATTGATGTCATGCATGAGATCAAAATCCCAGATCAAGGCTTGTAATCTCCGTCTTGTCAAGTAGCAGACAACTAGGAGATCATACGAACccaaaaagcgaaaaaaaaaaaaaaaaggagataagAAAAGCCgagagcgagagggagagaaagagatatGAGATGAGACACGTCCAAATGCAAAATAGTGACCCAACTTGATGACAACTTAAGCCCACTGCTGAAACcattaacaaaaaaaacttgagtGTCGCTATTATTATTGAATAATTGGAAAGTGCAGTCCTAAACAAAGAACCTAGAGAGGGGGAAAAAGTTgtgaagagaagggaaaaaaaatgttgaattttcGGGGGCTGAGAATTGTTCTCGGGATTTTCAGTATTTTTCGAAGtaaggggagggagggagggagaaggaggGGGTACAGATCAAGATGCTTTTCGCATCCacatgtaaaataaaaattctcgaaaaagaggagagagagtgaggaggCGAGAGGATTGGTCCAGAGCTCATGCACTTGATTTGGCCTATTTCTAAATTTGGAGAAAGCTTAACCCAcccaaaacaaataaaaatctctCGAATTCGAGAGAAGGGAAAACATGAGAAGATGCCCAGATGCCTGCTCAACAGCTCGTGAGTCGTgttggaaagagagagagagagagagaaagaagaagaagaagaagaagaagaagaagaagaagaagaagaagaaggagaaagaagaagaacccaTCTGGGTACAAGGACAGGTTGAATTGCTTGAAAGTGAGATAATCATCTGAGGAAGATTGAAGGAGTTGGGTTCCGTTTAAAGATCGAAATGAGAAAAACACGTTTTGATAATGATGttatcatgatgatgatgatggttatTAGAGCAATGGGGGGGTTCACATGATTTCAGCAATTAAGTCCAAAGTAAGATTCAATTTCATCACTTTTGGGAAGTAGTAATGTGAATTCCTACCTGGAGACATCTTCCCAGAGTGGACCTTTGAGCGTGGCGTCCCGGAACGCTGCGTCCATCTCGGACCTGATCCTGAGCAGCTCCAGCGTCTCCTGCCGCGGCCACCGGTTCCCGCCGCCACCCCCGCTGCTCCCGCCCacatccgccgccgccgccgcggcgagGGCGTCCATGTCGCCGCCCGAGAGCGGCAGGAATTCGTCCAGGCCGGAGGGCGCGGGCGGGCGGCTGCTTATCGGGGAGGCCTCCTCAACCACCATGTGGTGGTGGGGAGCGGCCGTGGAGGTGGGCGGGGGCGCAGCGGCGGTGGCTGCTGCTGCGGCGGGGGCTCTGCGGGGGAGGCGGGCCGCCGTAGTGGGAGTGGGACCCTCCTCCTTGCTGCATCGCTCCGGAGGTTAATCTCCTCCACCCTCCTGAAGCTGAATTGGGTTCAAGAAAGGGCGGAGGGGGGCTGCAAGAATGACATGCAGATGCAGATCTTGATTCCTcgcttcctctcttcctctctcctgCTGCTCCAAAACAAGATGGTCACTTTGATCAGCAGCTCcgcctagagagagaaagagagggagggagagggagaaggagaagtgGGTCGAGAGATTTGAGGTTGATGTTTAAAGGGgaggggcagagagagagagagagagagagagagagagagaaagagagaattccTACGAGTTAGTGCaagaagagggagggagaggagggaggggggttcagattttggtttttgtgttcttttcagttcggaaaagaaagagagagagagttgagagGGAGGGAAGGGGAGAGAGGGGTTGcagtaaagaaagagagagagacagagagagagaggaagggagcaTAATCATCAACTCTGCACTGTAGCACACACAAcaagcataaaaaaatgaaaaatttgagggaaaaaaaatggacagagtaaaaagaaagagatgggttgtagagagagaaagtgatggagagagagagagatagggacTACGAttatgaggatgatgatgattgagagagagagagagagacagagagatggGTGTGAATGagtgaatgaatgaatgaatgaatgaatggaaATGTGATAAAACAAAGGAGATGCTGTGTTGTCAGCGACTTCACTTTGCTGCTAATAATTGTTAGAACCCCCATTTCACCAGCCCTTAAAAAAATCCACCccctttttcccccctttttttattattttattcctttAATCCCccctcaaaaaataaattaaaaataacaatagtaatagcaataaaagaaaaaaaaatcaatgagatCGGCAAACCCCAATTTCACCATTTCAAGTACGCCGCCTAAAAGGACATTCATGGGCTCCTTCTGCTCCCCCGTGGCAAATTCCATTCAACTCTGCTTTGACAAAATATTGAATTTCAAGATTGGAAAATTTATCATCGTTGTCATCCCCCATCCCCAGCCccctgtttttcttttaaggTGCGAGGTAGCTTAatcttttttctcaattttcgaGAATATTTTTTGCACGGGACCCGGATGATTCTCCCTGATCGGGGACGGACGGAAACACATCCTATTCTAG
This region includes:
- the LOC104443278 gene encoding trihelix transcription factor GTL1 isoform X1, whose product is MVVEEASPISSRPPAPSGLDEFLPLSGGDMDALAAAAAADVGGSSGGGGGNRWPRQETLELLRIRSEMDAAFRDATLKGPLWEDVSRKLGELGYRRSAKKCKEKFENVHKYYKRTKEGRAGRQDGKTYKFFSELEALHNTAAGATVGISAASSGGGAASGTAALGGLSVPPVSIGISFANPVPISTVRGQPPVLAHPPPHTHHIFAPTTAPGLATRSAATAAMSASPMGMIFSSNSSSSSGRSEEDDDDEEDEEEGEPSTTGSSRKRKRGPGETSGSGGGSRRKMMELFEGLMRQVMQKQEEMQKRFFEAIEKREQDRLIREEAWRRQEMNRLARENEIAAQERAASASRDAAIVSFLQKITGQTIHLPTMPATMLATVTTSVPPLSQTPLPKTQVRPTHAAPHPQPPMPPPPTYQEQPQQQRQNIEVVTHPLPASTGIIMAVPEQQVPPRSQELILSGGSGGEPSSSSRWPKVEVIALIKLRSGLESRYQEAGPKGPLWEEISAGMARMGYKRSAKRCKEKWENINKYFKKVKESNKKRPEDAKTCPYFHELDALYRKKELGGGGGGATSGTAATSGSMGFRAEPSPSTANLEARPVIAQDQPPPPPPPPAAAPAQAGEPERKDGGDNSGAQERTVEEGNGGSLKKPEDTVKELIGQGQHQNQHLDSDQQHLRVNSGNYNDKKMEEGDSDNIEDQEENELEEDDEENEEDEELEEERKMAYKIEFQRPNASAPPNGGGNGAPSFLAMVQ
- the LOC104443278 gene encoding trihelix transcription factor GTL1 isoform X2, which translates into the protein MVVEEASPISSRPPAPSGLDEFLPLSGGDMDALAAAAAADVGGSSGGGGGNRWPRQETLELLRIRSEMDAAFRDATLKGPLWEDVSRKLGELGYRRSAKKCKEKFENVHKYYKRTKEGRAGRQDGKTYKFFSELEALHNTAAGATVGISAASSGGGAASGTAALGGLSVPPVSIGISFANPVPISTVRGQPPVLAHPPPHTHHIFAPTTAPGLATRSAATAAMSASPMGMIFSSNSSSSSGRSEEDDDDEEDEEEGEPSTTGSSRKRKRGPGETSGSGGGSRRKMMELFEGLMRQVMQKQEEMQKRFFEAIEKREQDRLIREEAWRRQEMNRLARENEIAAQERAASASRDAAIVSFLQKITGQTIHLPTMPATMLATVTTSVPPLSQTPLPKTQVRPTHAAPHPQPPMPPPPTYQEQPQQQRQNIEVVTHPLPASTGIIMAVPEQQVPPRSQELILSGGSGGEPSSSSRWPKVEVIALIKLRSGLESRYQEAGPKGPLWEEISAGMARMGYKRSAKRCKEKWENINKYFKKVKESNKKRPEDAKTCPYFHELDALYRKKELGGGGGGATSGTAATSGSMGFRAEPSPSTANLEARPVIAQDQPPPPPPPPAAAPAQAGEPERKDGGDNSGAQERTVEEGNGGSLKKKTP